One part of the Dyadobacter sp. 676 genome encodes these proteins:
- a CDS encoding IS3 family transposase: protein MSVMEKRGLVSPEYPELSVSAQCKLIGLQRSSYYFKPRGQSLLNQRLMKAIDRQFLECPFYGVERMRDYLIGLGYPVGVKRVRRLYRLMNLRTIYPKRNLSKSKPTDYKYPYLLKGLKIERPNQVWQADISYIPMFRGFMYMFAIIDVYSRRIVGWSISNTMSMEWCRETLLDTIRTQGKPEIFNTDQGSQFTSQGFIKPLLEKGIQISMDGKGRALDNVFIERFWRSLKQEYIYLNPPNGGMDLYRGVKAYVEFYNRRRKHTGTGYIPDELFFQINAKAS, encoded by the coding sequence ATGAGTGTTATGGAGAAACGCGGACTTGTTTCCCCTGAGTACCCTGAGCTAAGCGTCTCGGCACAGTGCAAATTGATTGGTTTACAGCGTAGTAGCTATTACTTTAAGCCGAGAGGTCAGTCTCTGTTAAACCAGCGATTGATGAAGGCCATTGATCGCCAGTTTCTAGAGTGCCCGTTTTATGGCGTAGAACGCATGCGTGATTACCTGATCGGACTGGGATATCCTGTTGGTGTGAAGCGGGTGAGAAGACTTTATAGACTTATGAATTTGCGCACAATTTATCCCAAGCGCAATCTAAGCAAATCCAAACCAACAGATTACAAATATCCATATTTGCTGAAGGGGTTGAAGATTGAGCGCCCCAATCAGGTCTGGCAAGCCGATATATCTTATATTCCAATGTTCAGAGGATTTATGTACATGTTCGCCATTATTGACGTTTACAGCCGTCGAATTGTGGGATGGAGTATCTCCAATACAATGAGTATGGAATGGTGCCGGGAAACGCTTTTGGATACGATCCGTACACAGGGAAAGCCCGAAATATTCAATACCGACCAGGGTAGCCAATTCACAAGTCAGGGTTTTATTAAGCCGCTCTTAGAGAAAGGGATACAAATTTCTATGGACGGAAAAGGACGGGCCCTAGACAATGTTTTCATCGAAAGATTTTGGAGGTCGCTCAAACAAGAGTACATATACTTAAATCCTCCAAATGGCGGGATGGATTTGTATCGGGGAGTAAAAGCATATGTGGAATTTTACAACCGTCGACGCAAACACACAGGAACCGGGTACATTCCCGATGAATTGTTTTTCCAGATCAATGCAAAAGCATCCTAA
- a CDS encoding transposase, which translates to MKKERRKFSASFKAKVAIEAIKEVQTVQELASKYEIHPTQIAAWKREFLEKAELVFSKEAPTTGNESENTKEKELYSKIGELQVQVDFLKKVLGK; encoded by the coding sequence ATGAAAAAGGAACGTAGAAAATTCAGTGCGAGCTTCAAAGCCAAAGTGGCTATTGAAGCGATTAAAGAGGTTCAGACCGTGCAGGAATTGGCCTCCAAGTACGAGATTCATCCAACACAGATAGCTGCCTGGAAGCGAGAGTTTCTGGAAAAGGCTGAATTAGTTTTCAGTAAAGAGGCACCCACCACTGGTAATGAATCCGAAAACACAAAAGAGAAGGAATTGTATTCTAAAATCGGTGAACTTCAAGTCCAAGTCGATTTTTTAAAAAAGGTCTTGGGGAAATGA
- the ssb gene encoding single-stranded DNA-binding protein: MKQIQIIGNIGRDATLHSNNGNEFVRFSVAVSEKFKTGNGETKENTDWFSVFLTQKSLLPYLKKGTSVFVQGKLGVQVRRNEQTGAHFADLTVNAEKVQLLSAGNNGQSSGQPAAQPAVPASPSAEKSDDDLPF; encoded by the coding sequence ATGAAGCAAATTCAGATTATCGGCAACATTGGCCGCGACGCAACCCTGCACAGCAATAACGGAAATGAGTTTGTAAGGTTTTCAGTGGCCGTTTCCGAGAAGTTCAAAACCGGCAACGGTGAGACGAAAGAAAATACCGACTGGTTTTCAGTGTTCCTGACGCAAAAGAGCTTGCTACCATACCTAAAAAAGGGCACGTCAGTATTCGTACAGGGCAAATTAGGCGTACAGGTTCGCCGGAATGAGCAAACCGGCGCGCATTTCGCGGATCTCACGGTTAACGCAGAGAAAGTGCAATTGCTATCAGCTGGGAATAATGGACAGAGCAGCGGCCAACCGGCAGCCCAGCCAGCGGTTCCAGCCTCGCCAAGTGCGGAAAAGTCAGACGACGATTTACCATTTTAA
- a CDS encoding BT4734/BF3469 family protein, which translates to MFPTKTVTLDQVIQWTREGKYADQVADVRKAQSKPEKDFFKKQLPFVTWSGTFAPQRLEQHQQTHSGYIVFDFDHNPDPQALKLQLQTDPYVTICFISPSGEGVKAVVAIKDKTKHRETFADCAYYFNNVYRLTAKEEKVDVSGSDPSRACFISHDPEIYYDPTKKLYAIQNLAPPKPKTERQLAQDADDTEKHVAAVVERLEHHSMDICNDYGTEWLLIAFSLCTLGENGRQYFHRVSALNAKYNEADADKKFDNALHTSRFTTASKFFSICKDYGVDVSRPKKEAPAKAAKGDNTAAGKTDNVTGGG; encoded by the coding sequence ATGTTTCCGACGAAAACCGTTACACTTGACCAGGTTATACAATGGACGCGGGAGGGAAAGTACGCCGATCAGGTGGCCGATGTACGCAAGGCCCAAAGTAAGCCTGAAAAGGACTTTTTCAAAAAGCAGCTTCCGTTTGTTACCTGGTCGGGAACATTCGCCCCGCAACGCCTGGAACAGCACCAACAAACGCATTCAGGCTATATCGTTTTCGATTTTGACCACAACCCGGACCCGCAGGCGCTGAAATTGCAACTGCAAACAGATCCCTATGTGACGATCTGCTTTATATCGCCTTCGGGCGAGGGCGTAAAGGCCGTTGTCGCAATTAAGGACAAGACAAAGCACCGGGAAACTTTCGCTGATTGCGCCTATTATTTCAACAACGTATATAGACTTACGGCAAAGGAGGAAAAGGTCGATGTGTCAGGTAGCGACCCTTCCAGGGCATGTTTCATTTCCCACGACCCGGAAATTTATTACGACCCGACAAAGAAGCTTTACGCCATCCAGAATCTGGCTCCACCAAAGCCGAAAACCGAACGCCAGCTGGCCCAGGATGCCGACGATACAGAAAAGCACGTGGCGGCCGTTGTAGAGCGCCTGGAACACCATTCGATGGACATCTGCAATGACTATGGCACCGAATGGCTCCTAATCGCTTTTTCGCTTTGTACTCTGGGTGAGAATGGCCGCCAGTACTTCCACCGAGTCAGCGCCCTGAACGCCAAATACAACGAAGCCGACGCAGACAAAAAGTTTGATAATGCTTTGCATACGTCCCGTTTCACGACGGCGAGCAAATTCTTTTCGATCTGTAAGGATTACGGCGTGGACGTGAGCCGTCCGAAGAAGGAAGCGCCCGCGAAGGCGGCAAAAGGGGACAATACGGCAGCGGGCAAAACCGACAATGTAACCGGGGGGGGATGA
- a CDS encoding helix-turn-helix transcriptional regulator, protein MQNTNNQQVDLVKASRLAEIRRTLDLNQEQLAAKLLTGQSTLAKYENGKRPIGRNVEYKIIHELGINPAWWETGEGEIFNQPTETDTAKVIENDSINYENLPFISTKTRVNFMESLSLTHVRETF, encoded by the coding sequence ATGCAAAATACTAACAATCAGCAAGTTGATTTAGTAAAAGCAAGCCGACTTGCTGAAATAAGAAGGACACTTGACCTAAATCAAGAGCAATTGGCCGCAAAATTGCTGACCGGCCAGAGCACCCTCGCAAAATACGAGAATGGGAAACGACCAATCGGACGCAATGTCGAGTACAAAATCATTCATGAACTGGGTATCAACCCTGCATGGTGGGAAACTGGCGAGGGCGAAATTTTCAATCAGCCGACAGAAACAGACACGGCAAAAGTGATTGAAAACGACTCAATTAACTATGAAAATCTACCTTTTATCAGTACAAAAACAAGAGTAAATTTCATGGAATCATTGAGCCTAACACATGTGAGAGAAACCTTTTAG
- a CDS encoding S24 family peptidase, whose product MIEIEGDSMEPYYWEGCKLRCKEVPSEDWPYLNSGVYAVVYGSFFVIKRVKTSPVKGKLTLHSDNIEMGGSIEIPLSKVRKIWQAIRIVDAPAR is encoded by the coding sequence GTGATCGAAATTGAAGGCGACAGTATGGAACCTTATTACTGGGAGGGGTGCAAGCTCAGGTGCAAAGAAGTTCCTAGCGAAGATTGGCCATATTTGAACAGCGGCGTATATGCCGTGGTGTATGGCAGCTTCTTTGTTATTAAGCGGGTAAAAACCAGTCCAGTTAAGGGAAAACTGACATTACATTCCGACAATATAGAAATGGGTGGAAGCATCGAAATCCCGCTTTCCAAAGTCAGAAAGATATGGCAGGCTATCCGAATTGTAGACGCGCCAGCCAGGTAA
- a CDS encoding helix-turn-helix transcriptional regulator, whose protein sequence is MIEVARIAAIMKAHHLNTSELAEIVRLSPSKISKVLSGDQKFTSDAVGILINELGIHPNWLFGYEGGPEKIVYLKDFVHKSELEKLESRIRELKDELGEVYKQLAEERRPK, encoded by the coding sequence ATGATAGAAGTTGCAAGAATAGCGGCAATCATGAAAGCACACCATTTGAATACCAGCGAACTCGCTGAAATCGTGCGCCTATCTCCATCGAAAATCTCAAAAGTCCTCTCCGGAGACCAAAAATTCACTTCCGATGCCGTAGGGATATTGATCAACGAACTCGGCATCCATCCCAACTGGCTTTTCGGCTACGAGGGCGGGCCTGAAAAGATCGTATACCTCAAAGATTTCGTGCACAAAAGCGAGCTGGAAAAGCTGGAATCCCGGATACGTGAACTGAAAGACGAGCTGGGGGAAGTTTACAAACAGCTGGCCGAGGAGCGGCGTCCGAAGTAG
- a CDS encoding deoxynucleoside kinase yields MHIAIIGNIGAGKTTLTQMLGDYFKWEVMYEAVEGNPYLADFYQDMERWAFNLQIYFLNNRFAQVQKIRETTYSTIVQDRTIYEDAYIFARNLYESGVLVERDYKTYLLLFESIIRTVSQPDLLIYLKADIPKLLSQIKKRGRDFEADISIEYLTSLNRYYEDFVSSYEDGKIIEIDVNNMDFESNPADFEKIVALLNKELFYV; encoded by the coding sequence ATGCACATCGCTATCATTGGAAACATCGGCGCCGGTAAAACCACATTGACCCAGATGCTGGGCGACTATTTTAAATGGGAAGTGATGTACGAGGCGGTGGAAGGGAATCCCTACCTGGCCGATTTTTACCAGGACATGGAGCGATGGGCATTCAATCTGCAGATTTATTTTCTGAACAACCGTTTTGCCCAGGTTCAGAAAATCCGTGAGACGACCTATTCGACGATCGTGCAGGACCGGACCATTTATGAGGACGCCTATATTTTTGCAAGAAATCTTTACGAATCGGGCGTGCTGGTCGAGCGCGATTACAAGACTTATCTGCTGCTTTTCGAATCGATTATACGCACCGTTTCCCAGCCCGATCTGCTGATTTATCTCAAAGCGGATATTCCCAAACTGCTCTCACAGATCAAAAAACGGGGACGTGATTTCGAAGCCGATATCTCGATCGAGTATCTGACCAGTCTCAATCGTTACTACGAAGACTTCGTCAGTAGCTACGAAGATGGCAAAATCATCGAAATCGACGTGAATAACATGGATTTCGAGTCGAACCCGGCAGATTTCGAAAAGATCGTGGCATTGCTTAACAAAGAGCTGTTCTACGTGTGA
- a CDS encoding rhodanese-related sulfurtransferase: MKPYRVILYYYYTPIADPDAYRDEHHLFCVENNLLGRIIVAPEGLNGTVSGTPEQCEAYMDYVRSDARFAGVQFKVEESDHVAFQKLHVRVKDEIVNSDLPVNPLVRTGKHLEPADFKKMLNDPDVVLVDMRSDYEHEVGKFKGAITFDMHNLRELPEHVHEIAHLKDKKIITYCTGGIKCEKASAYLLDQGFKDVYQLHGGIIRYGLEEGGENFDGKCYVFDNRITVDVNKVNPTVISKCFICQEACDRMVNCANPECNNHVPICEKCGWEMEGACSAECKTHPAKRPYDGTGYYVVNSNHYHPMQGLKSQKKNLRKMKLALKTESA, from the coding sequence ATGAAACCTTACCGGGTTATCCTATATTACTATTATACGCCCATCGCCGATCCCGATGCCTATCGCGACGAGCATCACCTGTTTTGTGTCGAAAATAACCTTCTGGGGCGCATTATCGTGGCGCCCGAAGGCCTGAACGGCACCGTTTCGGGCACTCCCGAGCAATGCGAGGCCTATATGGACTACGTCCGCTCCGACGCACGGTTTGCGGGGGTCCAGTTCAAGGTAGAGGAGTCGGACCATGTTGCATTCCAGAAGCTCCACGTGCGCGTGAAGGATGAAATCGTAAATTCGGACCTTCCTGTGAACCCGCTCGTGCGCACAGGCAAGCACCTCGAACCGGCCGATTTCAAGAAAATGCTGAACGACCCCGATGTGGTGCTGGTGGATATGCGTTCGGATTACGAACATGAAGTGGGCAAGTTCAAAGGTGCGATCACATTCGACATGCACAACCTGCGCGAGCTGCCCGAGCATGTACACGAAATCGCGCATTTGAAAGACAAGAAAATCATTACTTATTGCACCGGCGGTATCAAATGCGAAAAAGCCAGCGCCTACCTGCTCGACCAGGGCTTTAAAGACGTGTACCAGCTGCACGGCGGCATTATCCGTTACGGCCTGGAAGAAGGTGGGGAAAACTTCGACGGCAAATGCTACGTGTTCGACAACCGCATTACGGTGGATGTGAACAAGGTCAACCCGACGGTGATTTCGAAATGCTTCATTTGCCAGGAGGCTTGCGACCGCATGGTCAACTGTGCCAACCCCGAATGCAACAACCACGTGCCTATCTGCGAGAAATGCGGCTGGGAAATGGAAGGCGCATGTTCCGCGGAATGCAAAACACATCCTGCGAAACGGCCTTACGACGGCACCGGCTATTATGTGGTCAACAGCAACCACTACCACCCGATGCAAGGCCTGAAAAGCCAAAAGAAAAATCTCAGGAAAATGAAACTGGCATTGAAAACTGAATCGGCCTAG
- a CDS encoding GNAT family N-acetyltransferase: MPSFATLRASVEDIPTIIAIQEKTWEPTYRDILSKDQIDYMFEKIYSPGSLAGQMQSGQQFLILLDGNRAVGFSSVSREAPGKFKLHKIYVLPATQGTGAGKYLLQETENYVKAGGGKVLSLNVNRYNKAKAFYEKMGFRVVGERDIPIGPYWMNDYILEKTLN; encoded by the coding sequence ATGCCTTCATTCGCAACACTGCGCGCCTCTGTTGAGGACATACCCACTATCATCGCCATCCAGGAAAAAACATGGGAACCCACTTACCGTGACATCCTTAGCAAAGACCAGATCGATTATATGTTCGAAAAAATATATTCTCCCGGGTCGCTCGCCGGGCAAATGCAATCGGGTCAGCAGTTCCTGATCCTGCTGGACGGCAATCGGGCCGTCGGCTTCTCGTCGGTTTCCAGGGAAGCGCCCGGGAAGTTTAAATTACATAAAATATATGTGCTTCCCGCTACGCAGGGTACCGGCGCAGGTAAATACCTTTTGCAGGAAACTGAAAACTACGTAAAGGCCGGGGGAGGAAAGGTGCTTTCGCTGAATGTAAACCGGTACAACAAAGCGAAAGCATTCTATGAAAAAATGGGTTTCCGCGTGGTCGGCGAGCGGGATATACCCATCGGGCCCTACTGGATGAACGATTATATTCTCGAAAAAACATTGAACTGA
- the surE gene encoding 5'/3'-nucleotidase SurE, with the protein MKPLILVTNDDGITSKGIRTLVEIMQTLGEVIVVAPNSPQSGMGHAITIGEPLRLYSTHIFDNVTEYECSGTPADCVKLAKNYVLQDRKPDLVVSGINHGSNSSISVLYSGTMSAAIEAAIEGIPAIGFSLCDFREDADFSHAVPFIKSITEEALKNGIPNGIALNVNIPAKTDLALRGVKVCRQAHAKWQEKFDYRVDPNGRGYLWMAGEFVNFDTEKEDTDVWALDNNYISVVPCQYDLTEYEALKKLSTWDL; encoded by the coding sequence ATGAAACCCCTCATTTTAGTTACAAATGATGACGGAATAACGTCAAAAGGCATCCGAACACTGGTTGAAATCATGCAAACGCTGGGCGAAGTAATCGTAGTCGCCCCGAACAGCCCGCAATCCGGAATGGGCCACGCCATTACCATCGGGGAGCCGCTTCGACTCTATTCCACCCATATTTTCGACAATGTAACAGAATACGAATGCTCGGGCACCCCTGCCGACTGCGTAAAACTCGCTAAAAACTACGTGTTGCAGGACCGCAAGCCCGACCTCGTCGTGAGCGGCATCAATCACGGCAGCAACAGCTCGATCAGCGTGCTGTATTCGGGCACCATGTCGGCGGCTATCGAAGCGGCGATCGAAGGCATTCCGGCGATCGGTTTTTCGCTTTGCGATTTCAGGGAAGATGCGGATTTCAGCCATGCCGTGCCTTTCATCAAGTCGATTACCGAAGAAGCTTTGAAAAATGGTATTCCAAACGGCATTGCCTTGAATGTGAACATTCCTGCGAAAACCGACCTGGCGCTGAGAGGAGTAAAGGTCTGCCGTCAGGCGCATGCCAAATGGCAGGAGAAATTCGACTATCGTGTCGACCCGAACGGTCGCGGCTACCTTTGGATGGCCGGAGAGTTCGTCAATTTCGATACGGAAAAAGAAGACACCGATGTCTGGGCACTGGATAATAACTATATCTCGGTGGTGCCATGTCAATATGATCTGACAGAGTATGAAGCGTTGAAAAAGCTATCGACCTGGGATTTGTAA
- a CDS encoding GH3 auxin-responsive promoter family protein translates to MALVGSLLKKGIHFSNIVANRRKASLHQQQKKTLAKLLAKARYTEFGEKYNFDELLSSILFGERGAFYELYKRTVPIYDYNKIFNEWWHKSLEGEKDVCWPGTVKYYALSSGTSEAASKQIPVTKAMTKAIQKTSIRQILSLGHYKDLPPDLYEKGFLMLSGSTNLNPHETGSLAGDLSGIQIQQIPRWFRPYYKPGQKIAAQRDWGLKLEEITRVASEWDIGFVVGVPAWIQLLFEKIIAHYNVKNIHEIWPNLQVFAHGGVSFEPYRKGFEKLLGKPMIYINTYLASEGFIAYQARPGAEGMELVCDNGLFFEFIPFTPKNFDSDGVMLDNPETLMIDQVEDGKEYALLLSTCSGAWRYLIGDTVRFVDKSRGEIVITGRTKHFLSLCGEHLSVDNMNKAIDLVSQEMGISVKEFTVCGIEHGTMFAHDWYIGAEESNVNTDELKQKLDAKLAELNDDYAVERRHALKEIFVTVLPNQAFYDWMESKGKLGGQNKFPRVFKKDLIDDWKNFLRTEGYIKE, encoded by the coding sequence ATGGCATTAGTAGGCAGTTTATTAAAGAAAGGCATCCATTTCAGCAACATCGTTGCCAACCGCCGCAAGGCAAGTTTACACCAGCAGCAGAAGAAAACCCTGGCCAAACTTCTGGCAAAGGCGCGATATACCGAGTTCGGCGAGAAATATAACTTCGACGAGCTGCTTTCCAGTATTCTTTTCGGCGAAAGAGGCGCGTTTTACGAGCTCTACAAACGCACGGTGCCCATTTACGATTATAACAAGATATTCAACGAATGGTGGCACAAATCGCTCGAAGGAGAAAAGGACGTTTGCTGGCCCGGCACGGTGAAATACTATGCATTGAGTTCGGGAACGTCGGAGGCCGCTTCCAAGCAGATTCCGGTAACGAAGGCGATGACGAAAGCCATTCAGAAAACGAGTATCAGGCAGATATTGTCGTTGGGCCATTACAAGGACCTTCCGCCTGATTTGTACGAAAAAGGCTTTTTAATGCTGAGCGGCAGCACCAATCTTAACCCGCATGAAACGGGGAGCCTGGCTGGTGATTTGAGCGGTATCCAAATCCAGCAGATCCCGCGCTGGTTCCGGCCCTACTACAAACCGGGCCAGAAAATCGCGGCGCAGCGCGACTGGGGCCTGAAACTCGAAGAGATTACCCGCGTCGCCAGCGAATGGGACATTGGTTTCGTCGTGGGAGTACCCGCCTGGATCCAGTTGCTTTTCGAGAAGATCATCGCGCATTATAATGTTAAGAACATCCACGAAATCTGGCCGAACTTGCAGGTTTTCGCGCACGGGGGCGTGTCGTTCGAACCCTATCGCAAAGGTTTCGAAAAGTTGCTCGGCAAGCCGATGATCTACATTAATACCTACCTAGCTTCGGAAGGCTTTATCGCTTACCAGGCACGCCCGGGCGCGGAAGGCATGGAACTGGTATGTGATAACGGTCTCTTCTTCGAATTTATCCCCTTCACCCCCAAAAATTTCGATTCGGACGGTGTGATGCTCGATAACCCCGAAACGCTGATGATCGATCAGGTGGAAGACGGGAAAGAATACGCGCTGTTGCTCTCGACGTGCTCGGGGGCCTGGCGTTACCTGATCGGCGATACCGTACGGTTTGTGGACAAGTCGCGGGGAGAAATCGTGATCACGGGGCGCACGAAGCACTTCCTGAGCCTTTGCGGCGAGCACCTCTCGGTTGACAATATGAATAAGGCGATCGACCTTGTTTCGCAGGAAATGGGTATTTCGGTGAAAGAATTCACAGTTTGCGGCATCGAACACGGCACGATGTTCGCGCACGACTGGTACATAGGTGCGGAGGAGTCGAATGTAAATACGGACGAATTAAAACAAAAGCTCGACGCGAAACTCGCCGAACTGAACGACGATTACGCCGTGGAACGCCGGCATGCCTTGAAGGAAATTTTTGTAACCGTACTGCCCAACCAGGCATTTTACGACTGGATGGAGTCCAAGGGCAAGCTTGGCGGCCAAAACAAATTCCCGCGCGTGTTCAAAAAAGACCTGATCGACGACTGGAAAAACTTCCTGAGAACCGAAGGTTATATCAAGGAATAG
- a CDS encoding LysE family translocator gives MLQALFYGTLTGVALCLTFGTVFFSLVQNSVDNGYRTGIKIAFGVFICDIIFVFFAIFGTALLPDIPHFQQWMAGAGVVFLTALGLSNIVKGQPQITEPQTRFGNFLYYFTTGFLLNGLNPVNFISWVTIASYIRTNLHYNLNQVILFFAASVIAVFLVESAIAVFAHRLKKLFTPRVVTVFNKVTGVVFILIACQIAYTNFLK, from the coding sequence ATGCTGCAAGCGCTATTTTACGGGACGCTGACGGGCGTCGCATTGTGCCTTACTTTCGGGACGGTCTTTTTTTCACTGGTTCAGAACAGCGTCGATAATGGCTACCGGACCGGCATCAAAATCGCGTTCGGCGTGTTCATATGCGACATTATCTTCGTTTTCTTCGCCATTTTCGGGACGGCGCTATTACCCGACATCCCACATTTTCAGCAATGGATGGCCGGCGCCGGGGTAGTGTTCCTGACTGCGTTGGGTTTGAGCAACATCGTTAAAGGGCAGCCTCAGATCACCGAGCCGCAAACGCGTTTCGGAAACTTTCTCTATTATTTTACGACAGGCTTTTTGCTCAACGGCCTGAACCCCGTGAACTTTATCAGCTGGGTTACTATTGCCTCGTACATCCGCACGAACTTGCATTATAACCTTAACCAGGTAATCCTGTTTTTCGCCGCGAGCGTCATTGCGGTGTTTTTGGTGGAAAGCGCTATCGCTGTTTTTGCACACCGGCTCAAAAAGCTCTTTACGCCCAGGGTAGTCACCGTATTTAACAAAGTGACAGGCGTGGTTTTTATTCTCATCGCCTGTCAGATCGCTTATACCAATTTTTTGAAGTAA
- a CDS encoding NUDIX hydrolase has translation MRVISTENNWKTLSSETVYENAWLELSHRDVINPSGNKGIYGLVKFKNQAIGVIPVDSDDNIYLVGQYRYAIDEYSWEIPEGGGPLGTDPLEGAKRELKEETGLVAGRWTKLARIHTSNSATDEEGFLYIAEELTQDQAEPEDTEDLQVWKLPLREAVDMVMRSEITDSLSVAAILMTARLKGI, from the coding sequence ATGCGGGTTATATCCACTGAAAATAACTGGAAAACACTATCGTCTGAAACCGTTTATGAGAACGCCTGGCTGGAACTCAGTCACCGTGACGTGATTAACCCTTCCGGCAACAAAGGCATTTACGGGCTGGTTAAATTTAAAAACCAGGCGATAGGGGTCATCCCGGTGGACAGCGACGACAATATTTACCTCGTGGGCCAGTACCGCTACGCGATCGACGAATATTCATGGGAAATCCCGGAAGGCGGCGGACCGCTCGGCACCGACCCCCTCGAGGGCGCCAAACGGGAGCTGAAAGAGGAAACCGGCCTCGTTGCCGGCAGGTGGACCAAACTCGCGCGCATTCACACCTCCAACTCGGCTACCGACGAAGAAGGTTTTCTCTACATTGCCGAAGAACTCACGCAAGACCAGGCCGAGCCCGAGGATACGGAAGACTTGCAGGTATGGAAATTGCCTTTAAGAGAAGCAGTAGACATGGTTATGCGGTCCGAAATCACCGATTCGCTTTCGGTAGCTGCCATATTGATGACTGCCAGACTGAAAGGTATTTAA
- a CDS encoding cation diffusion facilitator family transporter gives MQINQNKLKQRLIMLSFVASILLTGLKFFAFYLTSSNAILSDALESIINVIASGFAFYSVYLSAQPKDRNHPYGHGKVEFFSAGFEGALIIIASIFIIVEAVKRLLHPAPIQNLAEGSGFILFTIAVNTAIGYKLLIEGRRANSLALVADGKHLMSDSISSVILILSVGLIMLTGYVWIDSVASLFFGLFLAYSGSQLVGKSVAGLMDASDDLLLEKVIQTLNENKKDEWIDVHNLRAQQYGSDLHIDCHLTLPYYWQLQKVHETIHDFENILKAQQVGETEIFVHADPCIYQCCYFCRIDDCPVRQHAFVQDIEWDSAKLTKNEKLYHEARINIQE, from the coding sequence ATGCAAATAAACCAAAATAAGCTCAAACAACGTCTTATCATGCTGTCTTTTGTGGCCAGCATTCTCTTGACGGGATTGAAGTTTTTTGCATTCTACCTCACCTCTTCCAATGCCATACTGAGCGACGCGCTCGAATCGATTATCAATGTAATCGCCAGCGGTTTTGCGTTTTACAGCGTCTATCTTTCCGCACAGCCGAAAGACCGCAACCACCCTTACGGCCACGGTAAAGTCGAATTTTTTTCGGCCGGTTTCGAAGGTGCGCTGATTATTATCGCATCGATATTCATCATCGTGGAGGCCGTCAAAAGGCTGCTTCATCCAGCCCCCATTCAAAACCTCGCGGAAGGTTCGGGTTTTATCCTTTTTACGATAGCGGTCAATACGGCAATCGGTTATAAACTGCTGATAGAAGGTCGCAGGGCCAACTCGCTGGCGTTGGTAGCCGATGGAAAGCACCTAATGTCCGACAGCATCAGCAGCGTAATACTTATTTTAAGTGTGGGACTGATCATGCTCACCGGCTATGTGTGGATCGACAGCGTCGCCTCGCTATTCTTCGGGCTTTTCCTGGCATACAGCGGTTCTCAATTGGTGGGAAAATCGGTGGCGGGGTTAATGGACGCCAGCGACGACCTGCTTCTGGAAAAAGTCATCCAAACGCTGAACGAAAACAAAAAGGACGAATGGATCGACGTGCACAACCTGCGCGCGCAGCAATACGGCTCCGATCTGCATATCGACTGCCATTTGACGTTGCCCTATTATTGGCAGCTGCAAAAGGTGCACGAGACGATCCACGACTTCGAGAATATCCTGAAAGCGCAGCAGGTAGGCGAAACGGAAATTTTCGTGCATGCCGATCCGTGCATATACCAATGTTGCTACTTTTGCAGGATCGACGATTGTCCTGTCCGGCAGCATGCCTTCGTGCAGGACATCGAATGGGACTCAGCCAAGCTCACCAAGAACGAGAAGCTGTACCACGAGGCCAGAATCAATATTCAGGAATAA